One window of the Granulicella arctica genome contains the following:
- a CDS encoding alpha/beta fold hydrolase, translating to MRHLLTAILAAASVASATRVLAQKPTPLAQPGHTVAPIKWPTQDGAYDIPGFHFKDGETIAKLHLHYLTLGTPHRDTAGLTDNAVLLLHGTGGDANSLLAPQFSTILFGPGQPLDITKYYVILPDDIGHGSSSKPSDGLHMHFPQYDYDDMVASQHAMLLDGLHVDHLRLILGTSMGCMQAFVWGETYTTFVDALAPFACLPVELAGRNRMMRYMAIQNIKLDPAWKNGDYTTEPIQGLRGANELLLAMGSAPLQMQKNFPTRIAAEQYVDTYLERTLAHTDANDLVYYINASRNYNPLPKLSTITTPVLWINSADDFINPPELGIAQATVTKMPHAKFILIPISDATRGHGTHTQAAVWKDYLVDFLAQTAKK from the coding sequence ATGCGCCACCTTCTAACCGCAATTCTCGCCGCAGCGTCTGTCGCCTCCGCGACACGGGTGCTCGCGCAAAAGCCGACACCACTTGCGCAGCCCGGCCATACTGTTGCGCCAATTAAATGGCCAACGCAGGATGGCGCATACGACATTCCCGGCTTCCACTTCAAAGACGGCGAAACTATCGCCAAACTCCATCTCCACTACCTCACCCTAGGCACTCCGCATCGCGACACCGCCGGCCTTACTGACAACGCCGTCCTCCTCCTTCATGGCACTGGCGGCGACGCAAATTCCCTCCTGGCACCCCAGTTTTCGACCATCCTCTTCGGCCCCGGTCAGCCCCTAGACATCACAAAGTACTACGTCATTCTCCCCGACGACATCGGCCATGGTAGCTCCAGCAAGCCCTCCGACGGCCTCCACATGCACTTCCCTCAATATGACTACGACGACATGGTCGCCTCGCAACACGCCATGCTCCTCGACGGCCTGCACGTCGACCATCTTCGCCTCATCCTCGGAACCTCCATGGGCTGTATGCAGGCATTCGTTTGGGGCGAAACCTACACGACCTTCGTTGACGCTCTTGCTCCATTCGCCTGCCTCCCCGTTGAACTCGCCGGGCGCAACCGCATGATGCGTTATATGGCAATCCAGAACATCAAGCTCGATCCAGCATGGAAAAACGGCGACTACACCACCGAGCCTATTCAAGGGCTCCGCGGAGCTAACGAACTTCTTCTGGCCATGGGCTCTGCTCCCTTACAAATGCAGAAGAACTTTCCCACTCGCATCGCCGCCGAGCAGTATGTCGACACCTATCTCGAACGCACCCTCGCCCACACCGATGCCAACGACCTCGTCTACTACATCAACGCCAGTCGCAACTACAACCCTCTTCCAAAGCTCTCCACCATCACCACACCGGTTCTGTGGATCAACTCTGCCGACGACTTCATCAACCCGCCCGAACTTGGCATCGCGCAGGCTACCGTCACCAAAATGCCTCATGCAAAATTCATTTTGATTCCCATCAGTGACGCCACCCGCGGCCACGGCACCCACACCCAGGCCGCCGTCTGGAAAGACTACCTCGTCGACTTTCTCGCCCAGACTGCAAAGAAATAA
- a CDS encoding cytochrome P450: MHARREQVSCPAWTSDQLDSTTPPEIEPAYFDDSLHAWVFSRHEDVLAAFRASSLVPAGPHAKVHAPPPDESALHNTRSETQESLSSTQLSLWRDQFSPLIQRVVDTLPEDRIVDLLEDYARPICLSLAAAITGIAPEVAPHLRSIAQPISASAADPHDPVLRTASKPATLTLRAFFHSGPEALRDSGFVALAHTMPSLMANLWYALLQHPHEWTRLHQSIDTAEQAIEELLRYAGLPRTLFRQASEDLHLAGCAIRKDDRIILRIIAANHDPQRFPHPDHVNLTRRAAGHLTLGAGPHACIAANLIRQVATSLTAPLLKRFATGTLAEEVRWQGGSGFRFPVALRVHLNTRKDGFTSSPHRSL; encoded by the coding sequence ATGCACGCGCGCCGAGAGCAAGTGTCCTGCCCCGCCTGGACCAGCGATCAACTCGACTCAACCACTCCGCCCGAGATAGAACCAGCCTACTTTGACGACTCTCTCCACGCCTGGGTCTTCAGTCGTCACGAAGATGTCCTTGCAGCCTTTCGAGCCTCAAGCCTTGTGCCCGCAGGCCCCCATGCCAAGGTTCATGCGCCGCCACCCGACGAATCTGCCCTCCACAACACGCGCAGCGAGACACAGGAAAGCCTCTCCTCCACGCAGCTTAGCCTGTGGCGAGATCAGTTTTCACCCCTGATTCAACGGGTTGTCGACACACTCCCGGAAGACCGGATCGTCGATCTCCTCGAAGACTACGCACGTCCCATATGCCTCTCACTCGCCGCAGCCATCACCGGCATCGCCCCCGAAGTGGCACCCCATCTCCGATCCATCGCTCAGCCCATATCTGCCTCTGCCGCCGATCCCCACGATCCTGTCTTGCGAACCGCCTCGAAGCCTGCCACCCTTACCCTTCGCGCCTTCTTCCACTCCGGTCCCGAGGCTCTTCGCGACTCAGGTTTTGTCGCCTTGGCGCACACCATGCCCAGCCTCATGGCGAACCTCTGGTACGCGCTTCTCCAGCACCCTCACGAGTGGACCCGTCTCCATCAAAGCATCGACACAGCCGAACAGGCGATCGAAGAGTTGCTTCGCTACGCCGGGCTACCACGCACCCTCTTCAGACAAGCCTCTGAAGATCTACACCTGGCCGGCTGCGCCATCCGCAAAGACGACCGCATCATCCTCAGAATCATCGCCGCCAATCACGACCCGCAACGCTTCCCGCATCCGGACCACGTCAATCTGACCCGTCGTGCCGCAGGTCATCTCACCCTTGGGGCTGGCCCTCACGCCTGCATCGCAGCTAACCTCATCCGCCAGGTTGCCACCTCCCTCACCGCTCCACTCCTCAAGCGCTTTGCAACAGGGACGCTTGCGGAGGAGGTGCGCTGGCAAGGCGGTTCAGGCTTCCGCTTTCCTGTAGCCTTGCGCGTTCACCTCAACACCCGCAAAGATGGATTCACGTCCAGTCCGCACCGCTCTCTTTAA
- the mnmA gene encoding tRNA 2-thiouridine(34) synthase MnmA → MPALAAAPETIAVAMSGGVDSSAVAALLRAQGHTLVGLTLQLWNQRRLAGHEGMPESVQGRCCSIDDVYDARRVAEQLDIPYYLVNQQARFEAEVVKPFVSEYLAGRTPIPCTLCNNHLKFDQLLTTAQQIGADKIATGHYARNHYDETRGRWILSRPADHSKDQTYFLFGLTQDQLSRTLFPLGEMQKPAVRIMASEAGLNVATKPDSQEICFIPGGDYSAFLKAYLDEQGEPLPDSSGELVSTSGEVMGHHGGIHSFTVGQRKGLGLTSPDPLYVLKIHPDSHQVTVGSDADLMTRELNADRLNWISIAGLSGDETIRVSIKIRHRHTPAMATLSSTGPETVLAIFDEPQRAITPGQSAVFYQDDEVVGGGWII, encoded by the coding sequence ATGCCCGCACTCGCAGCCGCACCTGAGACCATCGCCGTAGCCATGTCCGGAGGAGTTGACTCCTCTGCCGTCGCCGCACTCCTTCGCGCCCAGGGCCACACCCTCGTCGGCCTCACCCTCCAGCTTTGGAATCAGCGCCGTCTCGCCGGTCACGAAGGCATGCCCGAATCGGTCCAAGGCCGCTGCTGCTCTATCGACGACGTTTACGACGCCCGACGCGTAGCCGAGCAACTCGACATTCCCTACTATCTCGTCAACCAGCAGGCCCGCTTTGAGGCTGAGGTGGTCAAGCCCTTCGTCAGCGAATATCTCGCCGGCCGAACCCCAATCCCCTGCACCCTCTGCAACAACCACCTCAAGTTCGACCAACTCCTCACCACCGCCCAGCAGATCGGCGCCGACAAGATCGCCACCGGGCACTACGCCCGTAATCACTATGACGAAACCCGCGGCCGCTGGATTCTCTCCCGCCCCGCCGACCACTCGAAAGACCAAACCTATTTTCTGTTCGGTCTCACCCAGGATCAGCTCTCCCGCACCCTCTTTCCCCTTGGCGAGATGCAGAAGCCAGCCGTCCGCATCATGGCCTCCGAAGCCGGGCTCAACGTGGCCACGAAGCCCGACTCGCAGGAGATCTGCTTCATTCCTGGCGGCGATTACAGCGCCTTCCTCAAGGCCTACCTCGACGAGCAAGGCGAGCCGCTTCCCGACTCCTCGGGCGAACTTGTCTCCACCTCCGGCGAAGTTATGGGCCATCACGGAGGCATCCATAGCTTCACCGTCGGTCAGCGCAAAGGCCTCGGCCTCACCAGCCCAGACCCCCTCTATGTCCTCAAGATCCACCCGGACTCGCATCAGGTCACCGTGGGCAGCGACGCCGATCTGATGACCCGCGAGCTCAACGCCGACCGCCTCAACTGGATCTCGATTGCCGGCCTGTCCGGCGACGAAACAATCCGCGTCAGCATCAAGATACGCCACCGACACACCCCGGCCATGGCCACGCTAAGCAGCACCGGCCCGGAGACGGTCCTCGCCATCTTTGACGAGCCACAACGTGCCATCACCCCCGGCCAATCCGCAGTCTTCTATCAGGATGACGAGGTAGTCGGAGGCGGCTGGATCATCTAG
- a CDS encoding YtxH domain-containing protein, protein MAESESSISGFGWFLAGLGVGALVGVLYAPKSGAETRNDIAAGASEARDKANVLAQQGKERAADLAAQAQAHAQALTEQGKQQVGEYVDKGKEYYEKGRSQFNEYVEKGKGIVQEQQDKVAAAIDAGKDAYTTTTSDSHS, encoded by the coding sequence ATGGCCGAAAGCGAAAGCAGCATCAGCGGGTTTGGATGGTTTCTGGCAGGTCTGGGCGTAGGTGCCCTTGTTGGCGTTCTGTATGCACCAAAGTCGGGCGCAGAGACGCGGAACGACATAGCTGCGGGCGCTTCAGAAGCGCGTGACAAGGCTAATGTCCTGGCTCAACAGGGTAAAGAACGCGCGGCCGATCTTGCCGCACAGGCACAGGCGCACGCCCAGGCGTTGACCGAGCAGGGCAAGCAGCAAGTGGGCGAGTACGTCGATAAGGGTAAGGAGTATTACGAGAAGGGCCGAAGCCAGTTCAACGAGTATGTTGAAAAGGGTAAGGGAATCGTGCAGGAGCAGCAGGATAAGGTCGCCGCAGCGATTGACGCCGGCAAGGATGCTTACACGACGACCACGTCTGATTCGCACTCCTAA
- a CDS encoding BON domain-containing protein: MHLKTSATAALVLALALSGCKSSPLPDDTALNTALQAKLTGDTAIATEPIQTFVQGGVATLQGSVSSEAAKALAASDAGQVPGIKSVTNQLTVQAAQLTQPIPPPPVAAPTSAPAPPPVTRPTKPSARVEAPIKHPQQAYNPPPAPIERRPLPEQQAQQPIAPPLEHRPTPPPPPAFRNVTIPSGTTLPIRITQTLDSASTQPGDPFSGTIASDVVIDGLVAFPAGTTVSGKVDEVHEAAHFKGAALLTISLVSINRRGDRLPVTTDPFTKAAEGRGKNTAEKVGGGAAVGAILGGIFGGGKGAAIGGLAGGGLGAGAQGVTRGQQVQIPSETLIRFRLANPLDVRASTATTEGDANLQHHDSN; the protein is encoded by the coding sequence ATGCACCTGAAGACATCCGCAACCGCCGCTCTCGTCCTGGCACTGGCACTCTCCGGCTGCAAATCGAGCCCCCTGCCCGACGACACCGCGCTCAACACAGCGCTTCAGGCCAAGCTGACAGGCGACACCGCGATCGCCACCGAACCCATCCAGACCTTTGTGCAGGGAGGTGTCGCCACCCTCCAGGGATCCGTCAGCAGCGAAGCAGCGAAAGCGCTCGCAGCCAGCGACGCAGGTCAGGTTCCCGGTATCAAGTCGGTCACGAATCAACTCACAGTGCAGGCAGCACAACTCACGCAGCCGATACCCCCGCCACCTGTCGCCGCCCCGACCTCTGCACCTGCGCCGCCGCCCGTCACCCGGCCCACCAAACCCTCCGCCCGGGTTGAGGCGCCGATCAAGCATCCACAGCAGGCCTACAATCCGCCGCCAGCCCCTATCGAGCGCCGTCCGCTCCCAGAGCAGCAGGCGCAGCAGCCGATCGCGCCTCCCCTGGAACATCGCCCTACGCCGCCCCCTCCACCCGCCTTCCGCAACGTTACGATTCCGTCCGGCACCACGCTACCCATCCGCATTACCCAGACACTTGATAGCGCCTCCACCCAACCGGGCGACCCTTTTTCCGGAACGATCGCCAGTGACGTCGTCATCGACGGCCTCGTAGCCTTCCCTGCCGGCACGACGGTCAGCGGTAAGGTCGACGAGGTCCACGAAGCTGCCCACTTCAAGGGTGCTGCTCTCCTCACCATCTCCCTCGTCAGCATCAATCGTCGCGGCGACCGCCTCCCCGTCACTACCGACCCCTTTACCAAAGCTGCTGAGGGTCGCGGCAAAAATACTGCCGAGAAAGTAGGCGGTGGCGCAGCAGTAGGCGCTATTCTCGGCGGCATCTTCGGCGGTGGCAAAGGTGCCGCAATCGGCGGTCTCGCCGGTGGTGGCCTAGGAGCGGGCGCCCAGGGCGTAACCCGCGGCCAGCAGGTTCAGATTCCCTCCGAAACTCTCATTCGCTTCCGCCTCGCCAACCCTCTCGATGTTCGAGCCTCCACGGCGACTACGGAAGGCGACGCCAACCTTCAGCACCACGACAGCAACTAA
- a CDS encoding glycoside hydrolase family 57 protein, protein MTQPERRPTGFLTLTLHAHLPYVVNHGTWPHGMEWLHEAAAETYLPLLRVLANLERDGMALHCNLNLSPILLEQLAHPVFLAEFPKYLGRKIVAAREDEAFFTQSGEAHYAETARFWFRFFTQALEHFNGLNQDIIGGFRHFNEVGLIDIITCAATHGYLPLLGTDESVRAQIRTAVQTHRRHIGSHPRGIWSPECGYRPAGSWTQPVLDNGTTEPQPPIDRIGVEQALSESGLEFFYVDTHLVEESQRAPSPYQLRSGKLLSNGKLRYETPTLHTLSGEHRSLYQPYYVEGSYGGELNKQYATTIFPRDPKTGLQVWSGETGYPGDANYLDFHKKRWPGGHRYWRVTGHPVDMGDKQPYYAQEADARIAAHAKHFVNLVCEAIKPGLNDDVPPILCAPFDAELFGHWWFEGPQWLEAVARELHDHPTGIALISSVDYLDQYPRAGFITMHEGSWGAEGANQVWMNPETSWTYAHIYPAERYIRDVCTATTWRTSPLATRIVQQLCRELLLLESSDWQFLITTGAARDYAELRFLTHNDQFNDLKAIWQTYEATGSINEEQEKRLAEIHTRDGIFPDIDPGFWASGAHNNAAETTM, encoded by the coding sequence GTGACGCAGCCAGAACGCCGTCCGACAGGGTTTCTCACGCTCACCCTGCACGCGCATCTTCCTTATGTCGTCAATCACGGCACCTGGCCCCATGGCATGGAATGGCTCCACGAGGCTGCCGCCGAGACCTATCTCCCGCTTCTCCGAGTACTCGCCAACCTTGAGCGGGACGGCATGGCGCTCCACTGCAACCTCAACCTCTCGCCCATCCTGCTCGAGCAGTTGGCGCACCCCGTCTTCCTGGCGGAATTCCCTAAGTATCTCGGCCGCAAAATCGTCGCCGCACGCGAGGACGAGGCATTCTTCACCCAGTCCGGCGAGGCCCATTACGCCGAGACCGCCCGCTTCTGGTTTCGTTTCTTCACCCAGGCTCTCGAGCATTTTAATGGCCTCAATCAGGACATCATCGGTGGATTTCGTCACTTCAACGAAGTCGGCCTGATCGACATCATCACCTGCGCCGCCACCCACGGCTACCTCCCACTGCTAGGCACCGACGAGAGCGTCCGCGCTCAGATCCGTACCGCCGTCCAGACGCACCGCCGCCACATTGGCAGTCATCCCCGCGGCATCTGGAGCCCCGAGTGCGGCTACCGCCCCGCAGGCTCGTGGACCCAGCCTGTCCTCGACAACGGCACCACCGAGCCCCAACCCCCGATCGACCGCATCGGCGTAGAACAGGCTCTCTCCGAGTCCGGTCTTGAGTTCTTCTATGTCGATACCCACCTCGTCGAAGAGTCCCAGCGAGCCCCCTCCCCCTATCAGCTCCGCAGCGGCAAGCTGCTGTCGAACGGCAAGCTCCGCTACGAGACGCCCACCCTCCATACGCTCTCTGGCGAGCACCGCAGCCTCTACCAGCCCTATTACGTTGAAGGCTCATACGGTGGAGAACTTAACAAGCAGTACGCCACCACCATCTTTCCCCGCGATCCTAAAACCGGCCTTCAAGTCTGGTCCGGCGAAACCGGCTACCCCGGCGACGCAAACTACCTCGACTTCCACAAAAAGCGTTGGCCGGGTGGTCATCGCTACTGGCGCGTTACCGGCCACCCTGTCGACATGGGCGACAAGCAGCCCTACTATGCTCAGGAGGCGGACGCCCGCATCGCCGCCCATGCCAAGCACTTCGTCAATCTCGTCTGCGAGGCCATCAAGCCCGGTCTGAACGACGACGTCCCCCCGATTCTTTGCGCCCCCTTCGATGCTGAACTCTTCGGCCACTGGTGGTTCGAAGGCCCGCAGTGGCTCGAAGCCGTAGCCCGCGAGCTACACGATCACCCCACAGGTATCGCGCTCATCAGCTCCGTAGACTACCTCGACCAGTACCCCCGCGCCGGCTTCATCACCATGCACGAGGGCTCCTGGGGAGCCGAGGGCGCCAACCAGGTCTGGATGAATCCAGAGACCTCCTGGACGTATGCCCACATCTATCCGGCCGAGCGCTACATCCGCGATGTCTGCACTGCCACCACCTGGCGTACCTCACCCCTCGCAACCCGCATCGTCCAGCAACTCTGCCGCGAACTCCTCCTCCTTGAGTCCTCCGACTGGCAGTTCCTGATTACCACAGGTGCCGCACGCGACTACGCCGAGCTGCGTTTCCTCACCCACAACGACCAGTTCAACGACCTGAAGGCGATCTGGCAGACCTACGAGGCAACCGGCAGCATCAATGAGGAGCAGGAAAAGCGCCTTGCCGAGATCCACACCCGCGACGGAATCTTTCCCGACATTGACCCCGGCTTCTGGGCCAGCGGAGCCCATAACAACGCTGCTGAAACCACGATGTAG
- a CDS encoding phage tail protein — MLVTGPFENRNFRVKWDGKYVSGISKVTGLQWSTQVVLERDGGSPIEQSGPGRSTLAQLGLERGVTTDPTFENWAQAVMGTSVKLVGVLKDLVIEIYDPAGALAVAYNVYRCWPASYEALSVLDAEGSAYVVERLVLEYSSFQRDQSIPAPGV, encoded by the coding sequence ATGCTGGTTACAGGTCCGTTCGAGAATCGCAACTTTCGCGTGAAATGGGATGGGAAGTATGTTTCGGGAATATCGAAGGTTACCGGGCTGCAGTGGAGTACGCAGGTGGTGTTGGAGCGAGACGGCGGGTCCCCTATCGAGCAAAGCGGGCCGGGACGCTCGACGTTAGCGCAGCTTGGGTTGGAACGCGGCGTAACGACCGATCCGACCTTTGAGAACTGGGCGCAGGCGGTGATGGGAACCAGTGTGAAGCTTGTCGGAGTGCTGAAGGATCTTGTGATTGAGATCTATGATCCTGCCGGGGCGCTGGCCGTCGCGTACAACGTGTACCGGTGCTGGCCTGCTTCCTATGAAGCGCTTTCAGTGCTCGATGCTGAAGGTAGCGCCTATGTGGTGGAGCGGCTTGTTCTGGAGTACTCAAGCTTTCAGCGGGACCAAAGCATTCCGGCACCTGGGGTCTAG
- a CDS encoding class I SAM-dependent methyltransferase — protein sequence MPANFNHIARLYRYLEYLTLGPILQRTRTHFLSHLLDRKQALVLGDGDGRFLAQLLKTNLGIHADAVDTSATMLQLLRQRCETTVHSATHRLHTHNHSALEHAVSRKTDLITTHFFLDCLTQTELETLIAKLSSHLASGTLWLHSDFRIPTGLLNLPGRLYIRILYFAFRLLTGLRTTHLPDHEAPLQQAGFQRTHQHLSLFGLLTTELWERT from the coding sequence ATGCCCGCCAACTTCAACCACATAGCCCGGCTCTACCGTTACCTCGAATACCTCACCCTTGGCCCCATCCTTCAGCGCACCCGAACCCACTTCCTTTCACACCTGCTCGACCGAAAACAAGCCCTGGTACTCGGCGATGGAGACGGTCGCTTCCTCGCCCAACTCCTCAAGACAAATCTCGGCATACACGCCGACGCGGTAGACACCAGCGCCACCATGCTTCAGCTTCTCCGCCAACGCTGCGAAACGACCGTTCACAGCGCTACCCATCGCCTCCACACACACAATCACAGCGCCCTGGAACACGCAGTCTCCAGGAAAACAGACCTGATCACCACCCACTTCTTCCTTGACTGCCTTACCCAGACCGAACTCGAAACCCTCATCGCCAAACTGTCTTCGCACCTGGCCTCGGGAACCCTCTGGCTCCACTCCGACTTCCGCATCCCCACCGGCCTTCTCAACCTCCCGGGCCGCCTCTACATCAGAATCCTCTACTTCGCCTTCCGCCTCCTGACCGGTCTGCGCACTACCCACCTCCCCGACCACGAAGCGCCGCTGCAGCAAGCAGGCTTCCAGCGAACGCACCAACATCTGAGCCTCTTCGGCCTGCTCACCACGGAGCTTTGGGAAAGAACTTAG
- a CDS encoding M1 family metallopeptidase — protein sequence MPRTYLSAATLLLLAPPLAFAQGSIATNSPTPLSTRVVAYNIDAKIDTGKKEVDATETLTYKNLTGQPLTTFPFHLYLNGFQPQSSFTTETHYTGGIRDNEKDNDYPPEKMGSIAIAHIDAEGYGDLTPTQRFLAPDDHNAADRTVAEFTLPHPLAPNDSITFHIAFHDKFPVSIARNGYKRDFLMGGQWFPKVGVFWHGAWNCHQYHATTEFFSDFGTFTVHLTLPRNYVLGATGVPTGEIVNQNGTKTLSFYGEDIGDFAWAASPHFQVTDGIFLSSLGPVQIHVLALAAHPEAGQRYLKIMQQSLAEFDHRYGPYPYKVLTVIDPEPDSQIGGMEYPTLFTGDTSWFDPTHVTELTAEHEFGHQYWYGMVATNEFEDAWLDEGINSYTEVKVLSAILGKNTSFLNKSWANAGDSTLQRVTYLSAPDSDPVTRHAWQFRNSGSYSGVTYGKTATLLTTLEGIVGTDVMDDAMRTYFMKYRFTHPVTEDFLRTIEQVAIAHGKAIGDAPPSPFASTVPFSTDYAAAPPVNSSLRPFLNQAVYGTQVLDYRVDSISSDPVQWWLPAPKDSKSTQYITTVSLRRKGDFILPVTVEVVFEDGTRLRDTWNGVDEWKRLTYTRNSKVVSAEIDPDHLVLLDKDPFNNSITERANSTVHLKLANLLLAAQQFAEQLITWLV from the coding sequence ATGCCGCGAACCTACCTCTCAGCAGCCACCCTGCTCCTTCTCGCGCCCCCTCTCGCCTTTGCCCAAGGCAGCATCGCCACCAACTCCCCCACGCCCCTCTCGACCCGCGTCGTCGCCTACAACATAGACGCGAAGATCGACACCGGCAAGAAGGAGGTCGACGCCACCGAAACCCTTACCTACAAGAACCTCACCGGCCAGCCACTCACGACCTTCCCGTTCCATCTCTATCTCAACGGCTTCCAGCCCCAGTCCTCCTTCACCACCGAGACTCACTACACCGGCGGCATTCGTGACAACGAGAAAGACAACGACTATCCCCCTGAGAAGATGGGCAGCATCGCCATCGCCCACATCGACGCTGAAGGCTACGGCGACCTCACCCCGACCCAGCGCTTTCTGGCGCCCGACGACCACAACGCCGCCGATCGCACCGTAGCCGAGTTCACGCTGCCGCATCCTCTCGCGCCAAACGACTCCATCACCTTCCACATCGCCTTCCACGACAAGTTTCCCGTCTCCATCGCCCGCAACGGCTACAAGCGAGACTTCCTCATGGGCGGCCAGTGGTTCCCCAAGGTCGGTGTCTTCTGGCACGGTGCTTGGAACTGCCACCAGTACCACGCCACTACCGAGTTCTTCTCAGACTTCGGCACCTTCACCGTCCACCTCACTCTCCCCCGTAACTACGTCCTCGGAGCCACCGGCGTACCCACCGGCGAGATCGTCAATCAAAACGGCACGAAGACTCTCAGCTTCTACGGCGAAGACATCGGTGATTTCGCCTGGGCCGCCAGCCCGCACTTTCAGGTCACCGACGGCATCTTTCTCTCATCCCTCGGTCCCGTCCAGATTCACGTCCTCGCCCTCGCTGCTCACCCCGAAGCCGGCCAGCGCTACCTGAAGATCATGCAGCAATCGCTCGCAGAATTCGACCATCGCTATGGCCCCTACCCGTACAAAGTCCTCACGGTCATCGACCCCGAACCCGACTCTCAGATCGGCGGCATGGAGTACCCCACCCTCTTTACTGGCGACACCTCCTGGTTCGACCCCACCCACGTCACCGAGCTAACCGCCGAGCATGAGTTCGGCCACCAGTATTGGTACGGCATGGTTGCCACCAATGAGTTTGAGGACGCCTGGCTGGACGAAGGCATCAACTCCTACACCGAAGTGAAAGTCTTGAGCGCCATCCTTGGCAAAAACACCTCCTTCCTCAACAAATCGTGGGCCAATGCTGGGGATTCCACCCTTCAGCGCGTCACATACCTCTCCGCACCAGATTCGGACCCCGTCACCCGCCACGCCTGGCAGTTCCGCAACTCCGGCTCCTACAGCGGCGTCACGTACGGCAAAACCGCGACCCTCCTTACCACCCTCGAAGGCATCGTCGGCACGGACGTGATGGACGACGCTATGCGCACCTACTTCATGAAATACCGCTTCACCCATCCCGTCACCGAAGACTTCCTCCGCACCATCGAGCAAGTAGCCATCGCTCACGGCAAAGCCATCGGCGATGCACCCCCAAGTCCCTTCGCCAGCACCGTTCCCTTCTCGACCGACTACGCCGCCGCCCCACCCGTCAACTCCAGCCTGCGCCCCTTCCTCAATCAGGCCGTCTACGGAACCCAGGTCCTCGACTACCGTGTCGACTCCATCAGCTCCGATCCCGTCCAGTGGTGGCTCCCCGCGCCGAAGGACAGCAAGAGCACCCAGTACATCACCACAGTCAGCCTGCGCCGCAAGGGTGACTTCATCCTGCCCGTCACCGTTGAAGTCGTCTTCGAGGATGGCACACGCCTTCGCGACACCTGGAACGGCGTCGACGAGTGGAAGCGACTCACCTACACCCGCAACTCCAAAGTCGTCTCCGCCGAGATCGACCCTGACCACCTCGTCCTGCTCGACAAAGACCCCTTCAACAACAGCATCACCGAGCGAGCCAACTCCACCGTTCATCTCAAGCTGGCGAACCTCCTCCTCGCCGCGCAGCAGTTTGCCGAACAGCTCATCACCTGGCTGGTTTAG
- a CDS encoding SixA phosphatase family protein translates to MNLFILRHASAGTRRANPLLDVKRPLDKDGKRHCLQLAHVLNALKINFDLIVSSPLKRSLQTATLVGTETGYEAPVMLSAGLAPDAKLPDFLKLLQEFRNRENVLLVGHNPNLQGFLGALVVPANQTPAQIRLRKGSIARLNLTRGPASLQGLMDPRVIRALYATSTKTSRRKTAKK, encoded by the coding sequence ATGAATTTATTTATTCTTCGCCACGCCAGCGCTGGCACCCGCCGCGCCAACCCACTTTTAGACGTAAAGCGTCCCCTGGACAAAGATGGCAAGCGCCACTGCCTCCAGCTCGCCCACGTCCTGAACGCCCTGAAGATCAACTTCGACCTCATCGTCTCCAGCCCTCTCAAGCGCAGCCTGCAAACCGCAACCCTCGTCGGCACGGAGACCGGCTACGAAGCGCCAGTCATGCTCTCTGCCGGTCTGGCACCGGACGCCAAGCTGCCCGACTTCCTCAAGCTCCTGCAGGAGTTCCGCAATCGCGAGAACGTCCTCCTCGTCGGCCATAACCCCAATCTGCAGGGCTTCCTTGGTGCGCTCGTTGTTCCCGCAAACCAGACTCCAGCGCAGATCCGACTTCGCAAGGGATCGATAGCCCGGCTAAACCTCACTCGCGGCCCCGCAAGCCTCCAGGGCCTGATGGACCCACGCGTCATCCGCGCTCTTTACGCCACTTCGACCAAAACCTCTCGCCGGAAGACAGCCAAGAAGTAA